In Hoeflea ulvae, one genomic interval encodes:
- a CDS encoding TIGR02300 family protein codes for MAKPELGTKRVCPETGRKFYDLNKDPIVSPYTGKTYPTSFFEETAKVAVMAKAKAEKKTDDDDEDDVPEVEAESADVEIVSLEEADEDAKSTGKSDDVPDIDDDDDVELDDDDDDDTFLADDDDDDDDDVKDIIGVSDDDDDQ; via the coding sequence GTGGCAAAACCGGAACTTGGAACAAAACGCGTTTGCCCCGAAACCGGGCGCAAATTCTATGATCTGAATAAGGATCCAATTGTGTCGCCCTATACGGGCAAGACCTACCCGACTTCATTCTTCGAGGAAACGGCGAAAGTGGCCGTGATGGCGAAGGCGAAGGCGGAGAAGAAAACCGACGACGACGATGAAGATGATGTACCCGAGGTCGAGGCAGAATCGGCCGATGTGGAGATCGTCTCGCTTGAGGAAGCCGACGAGGATGCCAAGAGCACCGGCAAGTCCGATGATGTGCCAGACATCGACGATGATGATGATGTCGAACTCGACGATGACGATGATGACGACACGTTTCTGGCCGATGACGACGACGACGATGACGATGATGTCAAGGATATCATCGGCGTC